The genomic region GTCCCGGAGGACCCGACCGGGCGCGCGTTCGGTGAGATCCTCACCACCGGCGGCCAGAACCCGGTCCTGCGCTGGGCGCTGAACAGCTTCGCCGCCGCCACGCTGCACGCGCTGCTGGTGGTCGTGGTGGCCTCGATGGCCGGCTACGCGCTGGCCCGGATGGAGTTCCGGTTCAAGAACTTCATCTTCTCGTTCATCCTGCTGACGCTGTTCATTCCCGGCTTCGTCTTCCTGATGCCGAACTACCTGCTGATGGACAACCTGGGCTGGCTGGACACGCTGTGGGCGCTGGTCGTGCCCGGCGCGGCCGGTGCGTTCGGGGTGTTCTTCATGCGGCAGTTCTTCCTGGCCATCCCGAAGGAGCTCGAGGAGGTCGCGCTGATCGACGGCGCGAACGCCTGGATCGTCTTCACCCGGATCATCCTGCCGAACGCCAAGCCGGCCCTGGCCACGCTGACCGTGCTGTCGTTCCTGGCCAACTGGAACGACTTCGTCTGGCCGCTGTTCGTGCTGTTCAGTCCCGAGCGGCTCACCCTGCCGGCCGGTCTGAGCCTGCTGCAGGGCGCCTACACCACCGACTACCCGGTGATCATGGCCGGCGCGACCGTCGCGGCCGTCCCGGTCCTGATCCTCTACGTGTTCGTCCAGCGCTACGTGATCGAAGGTGTCGCCCGCAGCGGCATCAAAGGCTGACCTCCCCGTCAGAAGCCCGTTCGAGAGGAACCCGCCCGTGCCTCGAAGAATTCTCGCCGCCGCGCTCGCCGTGGCCGCCGTCGCCGCCGGAACCACGGCGGCGGTGGCGGCCCCGCCGCTGGCGGTCACCACCCAGAACGACATCTCGAAACCGTTCGCCGACACCTACGCCGACCCGGCGATCATCCAGGGCCGCGACGGCTACTGGTACGCCTACGCCACCTCGGACCCGCTGGTCGCGAACGGTCCCTTCGGCCTGATGCACATGGCCCGTACCAAGGACTTCGGTTCCTGGGAGTACCTGGGCACCGTCTTCAGCGACGCGACCAAGCCCGCCTGGGCCGCGCCCGGCTCCTTCTTCTGGGCGCCGGACATCCGGTACTTCGGCGGCCGCTACGTCATGTACTTCACCGTCACCGACACCGCGGCCAATCCCGGCGGCGACCCGGCGATCGGGGTCGCGACCGCGCCGACCCCGGCCGGCCCGTGGACCGCGACCGGCGGCCCGGTGGTCACCCCGAAGCCGGACGGCAACGGCGGCTACTTCGGCACCATCGACCCGGCCATGCTCACCGCCGCCGACGGCAAGCGTTACCTGTACTACGGCGGGTTCTACGGCGGCCTCTGGGTCACCGAGCTCACCCCCGACGGGCTGCAGGCGGTCGGTACGCCGACCCAGGTCGCCATCGGTGACCGCTACGAGGGCTCGTACGCCGTGTACCGCGACGGCTGGTACTACCTGACCGCTTCGTCGTCGAACTGCTGCGCCGGTCCGACCACCGGGTACTCCGTGTTCGCCGGCCGGTCGAAGTCGCCGCGCGGCCCGTTCCTGGACGCCGACGGCGCGAGCATGAACGAGTCCCGGGTCGGCGGCACCACCGTGCTCACCCAGAACGGCAACAAGTGGATCGGCCCGGGCCACCACGCGTTCTTCACCGACGCGGCCGGCCAGGACCACATCCTGTACCACGCGATCGACCGGGCGAAGCCCTGGCTGACCGACCCGTTCGGCATCAACCGGCGGCCGATGCTGGTCGACCGGCTCGACTGGATCGACGGCTGGCCGCGGACCCGCGCCGGCGCCGGTCCGTCCGAGACCCCGCAGCCCGCGCCGGTCACCGGCTCGGCGGCGGGCATCACCCCGGCCGATCCCGCGTCCGGGCTGTGGAACGCGACCCGGCGTCCTGGTGACGCGCTGGGTGGACCGACCGCGCAGATCCGCGGCGTGGCGGCGACCCGGCAGTCCGCGCCGGCCGGCTCGGTCCGGGTCAGCGCCGACGTCCGGCTGGGTGCGTCGTTCACGACCGTGCTCGGTTACGGCGCGGTGGTCGCCTCGATCGTCGGGGACAAGCTGGTCCTGGTGGCCGGCGGCAGGACCACCGCGGTACGGCTTCCCGCCGGGTTCGACCGGTCCCGGTGGAACCGGCTGGCCGTGCAGGTCACCGGCAGCACCGTGACCGCGCGGATCAGCGACGCCGGACTCGGTGACCTCTACGCCGAGGCGCGACTCGTCGTACCGAAGCTGAAGGTCAAGGCGGCGCCGGTGCGCTGGCTCGGCCAGGCCGAGGTGGACAACCTGACGATCCGTCCGGTCGCCGAGCCGGTCCGCCGGATGGTGGCCGTGCCGCAGCCGGGCAAACTGCTGGCCGGCGACGAGTTCAACGGCTCCGGGCTCGGTGCGGGCTGGTCGTGGCTGCGACCGGACGCCGCCGCGACGGTTGCCAACGGCAAGTTGTCCTGGCCGTTGCAGGACACCGACCTGGTCGGTGGCGGCAACAACGCCGGACTGCTGTTCCACCGGACGCCGGCCGGCGACCGGTGGATCGCGGAGACCAAGCTGCACCTCGATCTCGGGGAGGGCGACATCCGCAACTACCAGCAGGCCGGGATGATCGTCCACCGCACCGACGACGACTTCGCCCGGCTGGGCAACGTCGCGATCTGGCGCACCCGGCAGACGGAGTACGGGCGGGAACTGGTGGCCCGGCCCTCCGACGGCGCGACCAGCTACGGCGGCGCGGCGATCGGCCGGTCGGCGCCCGACCTGTGGATGCGGCTCGCGTTCCACCGCAACGCCGCCGGCGAGCACGTCTACCGGGCCGCGACCAGTGTGGGCGGCAAGAACTGGACCTGGGGCGCGGCGTGGGTGCTGCCGGCCGGCGAGACGCCGCGGCTGGGGCTGTACGCCCACGGTGACTTCACCGGAGCGGATCCGGCGCCGGTGGCCACGTTCGACTACCTGCGGTTCTACGAGAGCAAGTGATGCTGCGCGGGCTGGGGGTGTCGTTGCTGCTGCTGGCCGTGGCCGGTTGTGGCGGCGGTGACCCCAGCCCGTCGCCGGAAGGAGCCAGTGTGGGATTCACGAACCCGGTCTACGACAACAATTTCGCCGACCCGCACGTGATCGCGGCCGGCGAGACCTTCTACGCCTTCGCCACCAACGGGCCGCTGGGCAACATCCAGACGCTGAAGTCGGCCGACCTGGTCGACTGGGAGCAGGTCGGTGATGCGCTGCCGACGCTGCCGTCCTGGACGTCGGCCGGCAAGGTGTGGGCGCCGGAGGTGGCGGTGCACGGGCCGGACCGGTACGTCATGTACTACACGACCTCGCACGATGCGTCGTCCCGGCAGTGCATCGGCGTCGCCGTCGCCGAGCGGCCGGAAGGTCCCTATGTCGACAAATCGAGTAATCCCCTGATCTGTCAGGAGAAGGAGGGCGGGTCGATCGACGCCAGCCCGTTCCAGGACTCCACCGGGCAGCGCTGGCTGTACTGGAAGAACGACGGCAACGCGGTCGGCCAGGACACTTGGATCTACGTCTCCAAGCTGTCGGCCGACGGACTCCAGCTGGTCGGCGAGACGACCAGGATGTTCAAGCAGGACCTGCCCTGGGAGGGCCACCTCGTCGAGGCGCCGTACCTGGTCGAGCGGAACGGCAAGTTCCACATGTTCTACTCCGCCAACGCCTACGACAAGGCCGAGTACGCCGTCGGCCACGCGCTCTGCACGACACCCGCCGGGCCGTGCAAGAAGTCGGGCGACCCGATCCTCACCACGTCCGAGGCCGCCGCCGGGCCGGGACACAACATGGTGCTGGAGAAGGACGGCCGGTACTGGTTCGTCTACCACGCCTGGGACCCCGAGCTGGTCGGCGTCGACCCACCCGGCCGGACCATGTGGCTGTCGGAACTGACCTTCGACGGTGACACCCCCAAGGTCCAGCCGCCCCTGCGGGAAAACCCCGTCAAGCCATAGTGCTCTTCGACTCCCGCTCCAGCAGGTCGACGAGGATTCGCAGGGCTTTGTGCAGGTCCTCGTCGGTAGGAGTGGCGTAGCCGATGACCAGGCCGGGGCTGCCGGTGACGGTGCGGCGGTAGTCGGCGAGAGGGGCGATCGCCACGCCGGCGGCGCGGGCCTTGGCGGCCAGCGCTTTGTCGTCGACGTGGTCGGGCAGCAGCAGGGTGATGTGCAGCCCGGCGTCCTGGCCGACCACGCGACCGTACGGCGCGAGCTGGGCGCAGGTGTGGTTCCGCCGTTCGGCGTACAGGCGGCGGTTGCGGCGGACGACCTGATCCAGGTAGCCGTCCCGCAGCATGGCCAGCAGGGCCGCCTGCATCGGCCAGCCGGGCCAGTCGCTGGCTTCCTCGCGGTGGCAGGCGATCCGGTCCACCACGGGTGCGGATGCGACGAGCCAGCCCAGCCGCAGCGACGGGCTGATCATCTTGGAGAGCGTGCCGAGGTGGACCACCCGGTCCAGGTCGAGCTGGGCCAGCGCGGGCAGCGGCGCCACGTCGTACCGGAACTCGCTGTCGTAGTCGTCCTCGATCAACGTCGCGCCGGTCCGGCGCGCCCAGCGCACCAATTCGTTGCGTCGGGCAACGGGCAGGCGCCCGCCGAGCGGGTACTGGTGCGAGGGCGTCACGTAGACCGCCGCGATGCCGTCCGGTTCCTCGAGCCCGCCGAGGGTGTCGACGCACAGTCCGTCGGCGTCAACCGGCACATCGACGACCTTCAGGTGGTGGGCCTCGGCGGCCTTCACCGCGTTGGGATAGCCAGGGTCCTCGACGGCGAGCCGGTCGCCCGGCCGCAGGGTGGTGGACAGCAGCAGGCGGAAGCCGTGCACGGTGCCGTTGGTGATCACCAGGTTCTCCGGTCCGCAGGCGATGCCGCGCACGCGGCCGACATGCTCCGCGAGCGCGCTCCGGAGCTCGGGCAGTCCGGCCGGATCGTCGTACCCCTGTGGCGGAGTCTGCGCCGACACCTCCCGCCACGCGCGGCGCCAGCCGGCATCCGCCTGGGTCCCGATGAACGGAATGCCAGGGCGCAGGGTGAGCAACCCCTTCGATGTGCGGCCGGGCCATGACGAGCTGGTCGAAGCTGCGGCGGTCGGGGAGTTGCTTGACGAATCGGCGGTGCGGCTACGGCGTTGCCGGACCGGCGGTGTGAGCGGGACGACGTCGGCGATGTACGTGCCGGAGCCGGTCCGGCCGACGATCCAGCCCTCCGCGTGCAGCTGGTCGTACGCCGCCTGCGCAACGGCGCGGGAGACTCCGAGCTCGCGCGCGAGGTCGCGGGTGGACGGCAGCCGGTGGCCGGCCTGGAGACGGCCGTCGCGGACCGCGGCCCGGACCTGCTCGGCGAGTTGCAGGTGCAGCGCGAGACCGGCGGCGCGGTCCACCGTCAGCGGCAGCGTGGTCCGCAAAGTGGACTACTGGATCTGAGGGGTAATGGACCGTGTCGGCATACCACTACTCTGCCACGCTGCTGCCATGACTACGACATCACTGTCGCCGACGGAGCGGACGCGGCTGCGGCGGTCGAAGGAGCGAGCGGCCACCGATCGGCGGGTCCTGCACGAGGTACTGCGGGAGGGCATGTTCTGCCACCTCGGTGTGGTGGTGGACGGGGCCCCGCTGGTGCTGCCGACGGCGTACGGGGTGGACCTGGACAGCGGGCCGGACGGGACGCTGTACCTGCACGGATCGGTGGCGGCGCGCAGCGTGGTGGCAGCACCGGACCAGACGATCTGCGTGACGGTGACGCACGTGGACGGGCTGGTGCTGGCCCGGTCGGCGTTCCACCACTCGGTGAACTACCGGTCGGCGGTGGTCTTCGGCACACCGCGGCCGGTGACCGACCCGGACGAGAAGCTGCACGGGTTGACCGTGATCGTCGACCATCTGGTTCCCGGCCGGTCGAGCGGCTCCCGCGGTCCGAACCGGAAGGAGCTGGCCAAGACCTCCGTGCTGGCCCTGGACCTGACCGAGGCGTCGGTGAAGACGCGTGCCGGCGGTGCGAACGACGAGCCGGAGGACCTGGACCTGCCGTACTGGACCGGCGTACTGCCGCTCCGGATGGTCGCCGGTGAGCCGATCACCAACGACGACTGCGATCTGCTGGTCCCGGCCCACATCCGTACCCGGGCGAACCAGCTGGGGGCGCCCTCGTGCACTGATGGGTGAGGGCGCCCAGCTTGCGCTTGACCAGATGGCTGCTGGCCGAAGACTCGGATCAGGCCAGCGTGCCTTTGTTGTAGTTGCTCTGCGCCCAGAAGTAGCCGACGGTCGTGATCGCGACGCACCAGGCGGCGGCGAGCCAGCCGTTGCCGTTCTCGATCGGCGTGCCGAGCAGCAGGCCGCGCAGCGTCTCGATGATCGGCGTGAACGGCTGGTACTCGGCGAACCAGCGGATGCCGGCCGGCATCGACTCGATCGGCACGAAGGTGCTGCTCAGGAACGGCAGGACGAAGCTGATCGGCAGCACCACGTTGCTGGCGCCCTCGGGAGTCTTCGCCGTCAGGCCGAGAGCGACGGCGAGCCAGACCAGCGCGACCGTCGTAGCGGTGAGCAGGGCGATCGCGAGCAGCCACTCGACGACGTTGGCGGACGGCCGGAAGCCCAGTGCGACCGAGACGCCGATCACCAGCGCGAGGCCCAGCAGCGTCTGCAGCACGCTGCCGATGACGTGCCCGGTCAGCACCGCGGACCGGAAGATCGCCATCGTCCGGAACCGGGCCACGATGCCCTCGGTCATGTCGGTGCAGACCGCCACCGCGATCGGGACCGTGCCCGAGCCGACGGTGACCAGCAGGATGCCGGGCACCAGGAAGTCCAGGTAGTCGAACCCGCCGCCGCCCAGGCCGGCCTCGAACGTCTTGCCGAAGACGAAGCCGAACAGCAGCAGCATGATCACCGGCATCCCGAGGGTGCCGAGCGTCATCGACGGGTAGCGCAGGGCGTGCCGCAGGTTGCGGCGCAGCATGGTGGAGGTGTCGGCCAGCGGGTGCAGGGTCGCGCTCATCGGATCGTCGCTTTCTCGTCGGAGGTGGTCGCGGGGTCGGTGGTGCTGTGGCCGGTGACGGCGAAGAAGACGTCGTCGAGGTCGGGGGTGTGCACGGTCAGCTCGTCCACCTCCAGCGAGGCGTCGTCGATCCGGGCCAGCAGCTCGCGCAGGGACTGCACGCGGCCGTCGTTCGGGACCTGGAGCACCAGCGCGCTGTGGTCGGCCTGACCGCTGGGCAGCACCCGTTCGGCCAGAGCGAGCTCGTCGGGCGCGGTGAACCGGAGCCGGACGTGCCCGCCCGGGACCAGCCGCTTCAGCTCCTCGGTCGTGCCCTCGGCGACCAGCCGGCCGTGGTCCAGGACCGCGATCCGGTCGGCGAGCTGGTCGGCCTCCTCGAGGTACTGCGTGGTCAGGAAGACGGTGACCCCGCCGGCGACCAAGCCTCGGATGATGCCCCACATGCTGTGCCGGCTGCGCGGGTCGAGCCCGGTGGTCGGCTCGTCCAGGAAGATGATGCGCGGCTCGCCGACCAGCGTCATCGCCAGGTCGAGCCGGCGCTTCATGCCGCCGGAGTACGTCATCGCGGGCTTGTGCGCGGCCGCGGCCAGGTCGAACTGGTCGAGCAGCTCGGCCGCCCGGCGCCGGCCCTCGGACCGGTCCAGGTGGTGCAGGTCGGCCATCATGCGCAGGTTCTCCTCGCCGGTGAGCAGGCCGTCGACGGCGGAGAACTGGCCGGTGACGCTGATCGCGGCGCGCACGTCGTCCGGCGAGCGGTGCAGGTCGGTGCCGTCGATCCGGATCTCGCCGGCGTCGGCGGTGATCAGGGTGGACAGGATCTTCACCACGGTGGTCTTGCCGGCCCCGTTGGGGCCGAGCAGCGAGAAGATGGTGCCTGTGGTCACGGTCAGGTCGATGCCGTCGAGCACCCGCTGGTCGCCGTAGGACTTGTGCAGTCCACGGACCTCGATCGCTGATGTCATGGTTCCTCGCTCGGTTTCGGGCAGGCTCGCGCCGCCTCGGGGGATGGGGACTGTTTTCGGGCAGGCTCACGCCGACCGGGGTACGGAGTACGGGGTGAAGGAGGGTGTGCGGATCCACCCGGACGGCTCGGAGCCGCCGGTCAGGGATGCCGGTTGTTCAGTTGGCCGGTGGAGGACCGGTCAGATGTCGAGGTCCTCGACGGCGGGCTGGTTCGCCGCCTCCTCCACCAGGGCGTAGAGCTCGACGGGGATCAGCTCGCGCAGCTGCTCGATCGTCTCCACCACGTGCAGCGTCGCTTCGCCCTGGGCGAGACTCCAGGACTGGTCGGCGCTCCAGTTGCCGACCCAGCTCCGCCAGCCGTTCTCGTACGCCGGGTCGCTCTGCTTCTGCTTGTACTGATGGCGCCGGTCGGCGTGCAGCACGAACTTGCCGGTCCGGCTGCGGTAGACCTTGAACGCCTCGTAGCCGTCCTTGCTCGACCGGCCGCCCTCGGCCAGCAGGACACCCGAGAACCGCTGCTTGCGGCCGGTGCCCCGGCCCACCCGCACGGTGATCTCGTCGTAGCCCTCGAGCCGGCCTTCCTCCATCTCGACGTAGCGCCGGAGCGCGGTCGAGATCGCGGAGGACAGGTTGCCGGCGATCTCCTGGGCCCGCTTGTACAGCGCCAGGTCGTCGTCGGACACGTAGATCGTCTTGTTCGGCATCGGCCTCTCCTTCTACGTAGAACTATACATATGCTGTCCGTAGATGTCTACGTATATGTCTGCGTAGATGGTGGGAGATGCTGGCACGATCGGCGCGTGCACACTGCCGAAGATCGCTACGACGCCCTCACCGACGAGGTCGCCGCCCTCTACGAGCTCGGGCGCCAGGCGGACGCCCTCGCTCTGATGGACGCCACCGCCGCCGAGCTGGGCGACCAGCTGACACCGTGGGCAGCGGAGTTGGCCCATCTCCGAGCCTGTCTGCTCGGCTCACTGGGTAACGCGGAAGCCGCCCTCGAGGTGCTGGTGCGGGCGAGTGACGCGGGCGGCTGGTGGGAGGAATCGATTCTCACCGAGGACGACGACTTGGCCGGCCTGCGGACGCTGCCCGGTTTCGATGCCCTGGTGGCGAACAGCCGGGCCCGGCGTACGCCGGGGATCACGCCGCCGCTGATCCGGCTTCCCCCGGACGGGCGGACCGTCGTACGGGTGGTGGTGGCGTTGCACGGTGCCGGCCAGACGGCGCGGCATGCGGCGCGGGACTGGGCGAGCGTGCTGGACCTCGGGTGCGCGTTGGTCTGCGTCGAGTCTTCTCAGCTGATGTCACCGAGGTACCGGACCTGGCCGGATCCCGCCGCGGCCGCGGACGACATCGCCCGGGCGCTGGCCGAGCTGCCGGCCGAGCTCGACGGGCTGCCGCTGGTCGCGGCCGGATTCTCCGCAGGCGGTCGGGTGGCGATCTCCTGGGCGCTCACAGCCACACCGCAGCCGGTCGCCGGCGTCATCGCGCTGGCTCCAGCGCTCCGCGAGCTGCCGACCGAGGCGGCCACTTCACTGGCCCCGGCGAGCGTTCTCATCGGTACGGACGACGACCTTCTGGAGGTCGTGCTCGAGGCGGCCGATCAGCTGGAGGGCTTCGGTCTGCGGATCACCACGTTGCCCGGGCAAGGCCACCAGGTGCCCAGTGACTTCGCCGACCTGCTGGCGCAGACGCTGGGGACGTAGCCGGGAAGCCGTCTTCCCCAATTGTGGACAACATGGTGATCAAACCTCCACAATCCACAGATTTGGCCGAAGTTCGGCCGAAAACGGTGCACAACCCGGGGACAACCTGGGGAAAAGTCGCAGGAAAGCTGTGCACAGCTGGGGATACGGGTGTGGATAACCTGGCTGCTGCAGCAGGAATCGCCCCCGCTGGTCAGCGCGGTCTCGGTGGATCAGTGCGTCAGATCCACTGGGTGGAGACGACGAAGCCGACCGCGATCAGGCCCATGCCGATCAGCAGGTTCCAGTTGCCCAGGTCGTTCATGAACGGGATGTCCTGCCCGGCCACGTAGAAGACCACCAGCCAGATCAGCCCGAGCAGCCAGCAGCCCAGCATCAGCGGCGCCACCCACGGACGGCTGGTGGTGCGGGGCTTCTTCGGAGTCTTCTGCGGCTTCTCCGCGGCCGGCTTCTTCTTCTGTTCGCGACTGCTCGACTCGGGCACGACGTGGGCTCCTTGTAGCGGACACTAAGGTGAGTGGTGGTCCCCGGTTCGCGGGGCTGCCACCAGCCACACCGACGGGTCTGGCCTCGGTTAGCGTAGTGCAGACGGATGCAAGGGAGTCACGGGTGAGCAGGCTGCGGCGTTTCTCGCTCTGGCGCGCGGCCGCGCCGGTCGCGTTGCTCTGCGCCGGCCTGCTGTTCGCGACCAGCGCCACCAACGCCCGCGGTACCGATCTCCGTCCCAGTCGCAACACTACGCTGGCCGGCCTTGTCGAGGAACAGAGCCGCCGCAGCGCCACCCTGACCCGGCAGCACGCGGCGCTCAGCGGTGACATCGAGAAGCTGCAGACCCAGCAGGGCGCCATCGAGCCGAAGCTGGCCAAGCAGCTCAAGGACCTGTCCGTGCAGGTCGGCACCACGCCGGTCACCGGGCCCGGGCTGACCGTGACGCTGAAGGACGCGCCGCGCGAGGTGGTCAAGGACAACCCGGACATCGACGCCGACTGGCTGGTGATCCATCAGCAGGACATCCAGGCCGTGGTGAACGCGTTGTGGGCCGGTGGCGCCGACGCGATCTCGATCCAGAACCACCGGGTCATCTCCACCACTGGGATCAAGTGCGTCGGCAACTCCGTCGTCCTGCACGGCGTGCCCTACCTGCCGCCGTACAAGATCACCGCGATCGGCGACCGGCGCAAGCTGCAGCAGGCGCTGGACGACTCGCAGTACATCGAGAACCTGCAGGACTACGTGGTCAGGTTCCAGCTCGGCTACGAGGTGAAGAACGAGTCGAACGTGGCGATGCCGGCGTACGAGGGCACCCTGGACCTGCAGAGCGCGACCGTGCCGGGCTTCGAGACGACCCCGTCGGTCAGCCCTTCGGCTTCCGGTCGCTGACACCGGACCGGCCGGGGCCCGGGCGTCTGGGACAATGGAGCGCATGCCGCGCATCCTCGTCGTCGACAACTACGACTCCTTCGTCTACAACCTGGTGCAGTACCTGCAGCAGTTGCAGGCCGACACCACGGTGCTGCGCAACGACGAGGTGACCCCTGAGCAGGCCGCCGAGTACGACGGAGTGCTGCTGTCGCCCGGTCCGGGCACGCCCGAGGAGGCCGGCAGCTGCGTGGACATCGTTCAGCAGGCCGCCGGCCGGGTCCCGATCTTCGGGGTCTGCCTGGGGCTGCAGGCGATCGGCGTCGCGTACGGCGGAGTGGTCGGCCGCGCCGACGAGCTGCTGCACGGCAAGACCAGCCAGGTGCTGCACGAGGGCGCGGGCGTGCTGGCAGGACTGCCGTCGCCGTTCACCGCGACCCGGTACCACTCGCTCGCGATCGCCGAGCACAGCGTGCCGGCCGACCTGCAGGTGACGGCGCGGACCGAGGCCGGCGTGATCATGGCGGCGCGGCACCGGGACCTGCCGGTCGAAGGCGTCCAGTTCCACCCCGAGTCGGTGCTCACCGAGGGCGGTCACCGGATGCTGGCCAACTGGCTCGCTGTCTGCGGCGACCCGGGAGCGGTGGCGCGGTCCACCGGCATGGCGCCGGTTGTCAGCTGACCCCGAGCTCGTCCACAACGCGAAGACCGCGGCACCCCGACAGGGGGCCGCGGTCTTCGCGTTGTGGGACGGGCTACTCGTCGTCCTCGGTGTTCTGGCGCGGGCCGCCGCCGCCGGGCAGATTGATGGTCGGCGGCGTGTCGGTGTCGGTGGGCGGCGACTCGGGATCCTCTGACGGACTCGTCGTCGGCGGAGAGCTGGGCGGCGGCGTCGACGGCTCGGTCGGCCGGTTGGCGAGGAACAGCGTCACCTTGTCGCCCTTGTCGGCCTTGGTGCCACCCTTCGGGTCCTGGGAGACCACCGTGCCGGGGATCGCGTTCGGGTCCGGCGGCGCGGCCTTGTAGGCGACGGCGAACCCGGCGCTCTTCAGCGTGTTGGCGGCGTCGGCCTGGCCCTGGTTGGTGACGTCCGGAACCTCGACCTTGACCGAGCCGCTGGAGACCGTCAGCGTGAAGCGCTGGCCGCTCGCGTACCGGCCGCTGGGGTCGGGCGAAACACCGAGCACGGTGCCTTCCGGCTGCTCGTCGTCCACCGTGTTCACCTTGTCGGCGACCTTGAAGTTCGCCGGTGGCGCCTCCAGCAGCTCGCGCGCCTGCCGCTCGGTCTTGCCCACCACGTCCGGCACCGGGTACGACGTGGGCCCGCTGGACACCACCACGGTGACGACCGCGCCCTTGTCCACCATCGTGGTGGCGCCTGGGTTCTGGCTGGCGACGTTGCCCTTCGGCACGGTCGGGTTCGCCGCACCGGTGGACTTCACCTGCAGCCCCTGCGCGGTCAGCAGCGCGGTCGCGTCTTCCAGCGACCGGTTCACCACGTTCGGAACGGCGACCTGGGCCGGCGGGGTGGCGCCGTCGTTGTCCTCGCCCAGGTTCGTGATGATCGCGTACGCGCCGACCGCGACCGCGACGATCGCCAGCCCGAGCAGGAAGTACGCCAGCCCCCGGTTGCGCCGGGCCCGCGCTGCCTGCGCCTCGGTCATCCCGTCGTCCGGCGGCAGCAGATCGTGGGCCTGGGTCTGCCCGTACGCCTGGGTGGCAGCCGCCGGCGCGATCGCCGCACCGGCCATCGCGCGGGTCTCGCCGACCGCGGTCATCGGCGCGGTCACCTGCTGACCGGCCAGCACCCGGTGGATGTCCTGGCGCATCTCGGCCGCGCTCTGATAGCGCTCCTCGCGGCTCTTGGCCAGCGCCTTGAGCACGACCGCGTCGACCTCCGGCGGGATCTCGGGGTCGAACGACGACGGCGGGACCGGCTGCTCCCGGACGTGCTGGTAGGCCACCGAGACCGGCGACTCGCCGACGAACGGCGGCCGGCCGGTGAGCAGTTCGTACAGCAGGCAGCCGGTGGAGTACAGGTCGGAGCGGGCGTCGACGGTCTCGCCGCGGGCCTGCTCCGGCGACAGGTACTGCGCGGTGCCGATCACGGCCGCGGTCTGGGTCATGTCCGAGGTGGTGTCGGCGACCGCGCGGGCGATGCCGAAGTCCATCACCTTGACCTGGCCCTGCGGGGTCAGCATCACGTTGCCGGGCTTGATGTCGCGGTGCACGATGCCGGCCCGGTGGCTGTAGTCGAGCGCCTCCAGCACGCCGGAGGTGATCTCCAGCGCCCGCTCCGGCATGATCTTGCGGCCTTC from Kribbella flavida DSM 17836 harbors:
- a CDS encoding carbohydrate ABC transporter permease translates to MRRRPSAAFWVMVVLLTLLVVVPLLWMVITSFKTVGESQSDPPTLVPEDPTGRAFGEILTTGGQNPVLRWALNSFAAATLHALLVVVVASMAGYALARMEFRFKNFIFSFILLTLFIPGFVFLMPNYLLMDNLGWLDTLWALVVPGAAGAFGVFFMRQFFLAIPKELEEVALIDGANAWIVFTRIILPNAKPALATLTVLSFLANWNDFVWPLFVLFSPERLTLPAGLSLLQGAYTTDYPVIMAGATVAAVPVLILYVFVQRYVIEGVARSGIKG
- a CDS encoding family 43 glycosylhydrolase, encoding MPRRILAAALAVAAVAAGTTAAVAAPPLAVTTQNDISKPFADTYADPAIIQGRDGYWYAYATSDPLVANGPFGLMHMARTKDFGSWEYLGTVFSDATKPAWAAPGSFFWAPDIRYFGGRYVMYFTVTDTAANPGGDPAIGVATAPTPAGPWTATGGPVVTPKPDGNGGYFGTIDPAMLTAADGKRYLYYGGFYGGLWVTELTPDGLQAVGTPTQVAIGDRYEGSYAVYRDGWYYLTASSSNCCAGPTTGYSVFAGRSKSPRGPFLDADGASMNESRVGGTTVLTQNGNKWIGPGHHAFFTDAAGQDHILYHAIDRAKPWLTDPFGINRRPMLVDRLDWIDGWPRTRAGAGPSETPQPAPVTGSAAGITPADPASGLWNATRRPGDALGGPTAQIRGVAATRQSAPAGSVRVSADVRLGASFTTVLGYGAVVASIVGDKLVLVAGGRTTAVRLPAGFDRSRWNRLAVQVTGSTVTARISDAGLGDLYAEARLVVPKLKVKAAPVRWLGQAEVDNLTIRPVAEPVRRMVAVPQPGKLLAGDEFNGSGLGAGWSWLRPDAAATVANGKLSWPLQDTDLVGGGNNAGLLFHRTPAGDRWIAETKLHLDLGEGDIRNYQQAGMIVHRTDDDFARLGNVAIWRTRQTEYGRELVARPSDGATSYGGAAIGRSAPDLWMRLAFHRNAAGEHVYRAATSVGGKNWTWGAAWVLPAGETPRLGLYAHGDFTGADPAPVATFDYLRFYESK
- a CDS encoding glycoside hydrolase family 43 protein, giving the protein MLRGLGVSLLLLAVAGCGGGDPSPSPEGASVGFTNPVYDNNFADPHVIAAGETFYAFATNGPLGNIQTLKSADLVDWEQVGDALPTLPSWTSAGKVWAPEVAVHGPDRYVMYYTTSHDASSRQCIGVAVAERPEGPYVDKSSNPLICQEKEGGSIDASPFQDSTGQRWLYWKNDGNAVGQDTWIYVSKLSADGLQLVGETTRMFKQDLPWEGHLVEAPYLVERNGKFHMFYSANAYDKAEYAVGHALCTTPAGPCKKSGDPILTTSEAAAGPGHNMVLEKDGRYWFVYHAWDPELVGVDPPGRTMWLSELTFDGDTPKVQPPLRENPVKP
- a CDS encoding PLP-dependent aminotransferase family protein; translation: MRTTLPLTVDRAAGLALHLQLAEQVRAAVRDGRLQAGHRLPSTRDLARELGVSRAVAQAAYDQLHAEGWIVGRTGSGTYIADVVPLTPPVRQRRSRTADSSSNSPTAAASTSSSWPGRTSKGLLTLRPGIPFIGTQADAGWRRAWREVSAQTPPQGYDDPAGLPELRSALAEHVGRVRGIACGPENLVITNGTVHGFRLLLSTTLRPGDRLAVEDPGYPNAVKAAEAHHLKVVDVPVDADGLCVDTLGGLEEPDGIAAVYVTPSHQYPLGGRLPVARRNELVRWARRTGATLIEDDYDSEFRYDVAPLPALAQLDLDRVVHLGTLSKMISPSLRLGWLVASAPVVDRIACHREEASDWPGWPMQAALLAMLRDGYLDQVVRRNRRLYAERRNHTCAQLAPYGRVVGQDAGLHITLLLPDHVDDKALAAKARAAGVAIAPLADYRRTVTGSPGLVIGYATPTDEDLHKALRILVDLLERESKSTMA
- a CDS encoding pyridoxamine 5'-phosphate oxidase family protein yields the protein MTTTSLSPTERTRLRRSKERAATDRRVLHEVLREGMFCHLGVVVDGAPLVLPTAYGVDLDSGPDGTLYLHGSVAARSVVAAPDQTICVTVTHVDGLVLARSAFHHSVNYRSAVVFGTPRPVTDPDEKLHGLTVIVDHLVPGRSSGSRGPNRKELAKTSVLALDLTEASVKTRAGGANDEPEDLDLPYWTGVLPLRMVAGEPITNDDCDLLVPAHIRTRANQLGAPSCTDG
- a CDS encoding ABC transporter permease: MSATLHPLADTSTMLRRNLRHALRYPSMTLGTLGMPVIMLLLFGFVFGKTFEAGLGGGGFDYLDFLVPGILLVTVGSGTVPIAVAVCTDMTEGIVARFRTMAIFRSAVLTGHVIGSVLQTLLGLALVIGVSVALGFRPSANVVEWLLAIALLTATTVALVWLAVALGLTAKTPEGASNVVLPISFVLPFLSSTFVPIESMPAGIRWFAEYQPFTPIIETLRGLLLGTPIENGNGWLAAAWCVAITTVGYFWAQSNYNKGTLA